The region ATTCGCCAGAAGCTTCCATCGAAAAAATGGCCACTTATTGTTTTGCACAACAAGCGTGTCACTGGACCAAAGATGAATGAACCGGTGAATAAGTCCTTGGTTGAAAAGTGGAAAAATGCTGATGCTCTTTATGCAACACCTACTGGATCAAATGATGATTGGTGAGAATTACATTTTTCGCATTGAATTCGACTATGTTTTTGCATCAAATGTGTGATTTTGACTTTTTGGAATAGCATATAAAGTGCCTTAACTTGTAGTTCAGGTACTGGCTGTATGCAGCTATAAAGTTCAAGTGTTTGCTTGTGACCAATGATGAGATGAGAGACCATACATTTCAGCTTCTAGGAAATGACTTTTTCCCCAAATGGAAAGAAAGGCATCAAGTGAGTAAAACTTCCAAGGAGTGGAaagtttcattttaaactttacTGTAAATCTTGCTTAGTTTGTTGCATCTGCTTcagttttggcttatattagtAGTTTGAGTGACCGCATAATCTTCTTATTCGTAAAAGCATCTTCTTTTTATGGAAGGTACATTTCGATTTCGATGAGACTGGCCCGGTTTTCCATATGCCTCCGTGTTTCTCCGTTATAATTCAGGTTAGAGCTTATCTTTTTGAAGGCAGTGAGACCTGGTCATTGGATATTTTACCCTCCCACTTGAATTAAGTTCTACTAGTTTATGGTTTTTGCACACCAGTAGATGCTATTTTACTTAAAGCTACCAAATTAATTGTCCGTGGGGGTACACTTGCTAATATATTTAACAGGAATCAGAGGATGGCCATTGGCATATTCCAATTACAACAGATCATAATAATGAGCAAGAGAGAGCATGGTTATGCATTAGACGTACTAAGTCAGCTGCGGCAACGGAAGATTCTATTACTAACGAGCCTGAAGGTAATTATTAGTTAAGTCACTTGCTAGTTCTTATGTCTGAATGTAGAAACACAAACTCTTTGACCTTATAGTAGTATATTTTGCGGCGCTCATGCTTAGCACTTTTCAGAGTTCTCATTGGTTTGTTTTTACTTCATTTCCCTTCCATCTGGTGTCATTAAAGATTGCAGCACCCTTACATTGGTATGCATGACATTCTGAGTTCATTTATGTCCATCAGATTCACAATCCGTTGACCATAGCGACCAACGAGTTAGGTTGACCGGAAAAACTAGAGTTAAAGCAAAGAAAGATGCACCGAATAAGAGTCATAAAGATACTTCGCATCAGCAAGTCTACAAGAATCTCAAAAATATTCTGTCGGAATCTGGATTTGCAGAAAGTCCCACAGTCGTATCAGAAATTGAGGCCGCAGAGAAGCTCGGTCACTGTGTAATAGACTTTCAGATATGAAGTTTATTGTCTCTCATTCAAGATTTAAAATGACActtgaaaaatttcaagaatTGAATTCTTAGAGTCTCTTACCATTGAATGGTTGAGCGCATTAGGCTGTTAATTCATCGAGTAACCGAAATTCTCGAGTCACCTGTCGCCTGTCGGGCAATCAGTAAGGCACAGGCTGAGGTGCTCAATGGAGTCATTGTAAATTTTAAGTGTAAATTCTATTCTTATAGTTAGGACAGTGGCCGAAGCAGAAATTCAAAGAAAGAAAGTGAAATTTTAGTCAATACGAGTTTCTTTTTTATGTAACGGCGTTAGTTGGAGTGAGCAAACGGACGGTTAACCAGCCAATTAATCAAACTACCTTATCTTTTTAATTGAACCGGCCGAATTATCAATCGTAATCGAGTTagctaaaataacaaaaaatgcaAAATCATGTTAGTATGAAATGTTAGCATGTTAATGCAACAACCTTGTTTTTTTCCTggtatattttacttaaaaaatttacaagtgTCATCATCTAAATCAATACACTTTGAAAAATTAAGTAGATTTTTGAAGGATCTATCAATCTGATAATGAAATGTGAGCCGATGAAGGACCCTGTCAGCCAGTTGCATCACTTTTTTcagaaaaaacaagaaaaaagcaATAGAACAATAGATCACGGGAATGCAATGTTATTTTGTCATCATTTGAACTTTCAAGAATCAACCAATAATGGGAATTATCACGGATTCACGAGCCTCCAGTTAGCCATACTATATGTTTTTTGTGTCTCTGCAGCAGCAAAAACAACTTCAAAACATCAAGATTTCACATTATCTTTCTCAAAGAAAATGCAGAAACCAAGAAAATCTTCCTTCGGAATCCCGCAAAATGAGTCCGAAAACACTTCCCGTTTCGACAAGTCTCTTCAAGTACTTACTCTACGTTTTCGTGTAATTTACACACGCAATCTTTATGTATTTTATTGCTAATAAGATGCTAATATTGTGTTAGGAGCTGAGAGACTTGCGTTCGCAGCTGCACTACGCAGCGGACTACTGCGAATCGACATTTTTAAACagcaaaaagaagaaaatgcaagtttttctttgctattatatattttgtggcATGCCTTATAATGTATTTTTCGTGACGAATTGAAGTATTTTGCAGGGATGTGGATAGCACCAAAGAGTACATATGCAGAGCTGTGGTTGCTGTTGTTGATCATCTCGGATGCGTTTCGGCTAATCTAAATCATGCTATTTCTGAAGCTGATGAAATTTCTGATGCTGAATTTAGAATTGATACCTTGAAGCAAGTGAGTATAATATAACAATTTCCGGTAATACTACTTATAACTTATAAGCTAGCTTTAAAATGGCTTAAatgcaaataaatttttaattatagcgtgttttgcaattatcttttaaaattttactataatCTAAAATATgaacttgcattttttttattctttgtaTCACTAACCAAAATTTCAATTGATCCATATTGCTGCGGAAAGCCGGAATTGATCGAATTTTTAGTTTATGATTGAattgtgaaaaaaattaaaatttatattttaattgtaaaaCATGGTCATGAATTTATTTACATGCAGTCCTTGAAACTATACTAACtttgtttgtaattttcttGTAGAGGCTTCAATCATGTGAACAATTCTCTCACAAAATTGCTCTAACAAGAGTAAGATGGCATCCCAACTTGCCAAAATTTCATCGTCGCTACTTATCAACACGTAAATTTTCTTATATTCGCGTCTTTCAACTATAGTAATCAGTGGCGGAATCAGAGCATTTCTTTTAGTTTCGGGCTAAATTTTATTTAaccatttaattcatttttactTTTTCAGCGGCTAGAACTTAACTTTCATCTAGCCTTAATTTCACTGAAAATTCTACCTTGTTTCTTtggatattttcaatattttttttttataatttccgACTGCAGCCCGGGCTAAACTCTACCCGAGACTTAAGGTGGTTCCGCCCCTGATAGTaataattcttaattttatattttttttttcaaatttatctatAGAAAAGGTTTCAGAATTTAATTATGTGTTTCAGCAATACTAAATTTTGAGAAATCAAACGAAAAGGTGACTGAAAAACATGGATTTGAAGCAGAAGACTTGCCACTTCTCTTGTACACATGTTCTGAAACCATTGAAAAAGATAAGCCCACTTCAGCAATAGGTAATTTTCATAgcatatgaaatatttttttagctcaattttaattaaaactaatgcaaaaattcttttaaatcattttttgtATAGTATTGCCTGTTCATGATGGTGTCTCAACATTAATGTCTAAAACTCCAATTCCCACTTTTCATTTTCAAGTAAGTCCTCAATGTG is a window of Mercurialis annua linkage group LG2, ddMerAnnu1.2, whole genome shotgun sequence DNA encoding:
- the LOC126669000 gene encoding probable protein ABIL5 → MKCEPMKDPVSQLHHFFQKKQEKSNRTIDHGNAMLFCHHLNFQESTNNGNYHGFTSLQLAILYVFCVSAAAKTTSKHQDFTLSFSKKMQKPRKSSFGIPQNESENTSRFDKSLQELRDLRSQLHYAADYCESTFLNSKKKKMDVDSTKEYICRAVVAVVDHLGCVSANLNHAISEADEISDAEFRIDTLKQRLQSCEQFSHKIALTRVRWHPNLPKFHRRYLSTPILNFEKSNEKVTEKHGFEAEDLPLLLYTCSETIEKDKPTSAIVLPVHDGVSTLMSKTPIPTFHFQQISEKHVRYKLFKKSVHNSDILSLIRRIKRTI